Proteins encoded by one window of Conger conger chromosome 1, fConCon1.1, whole genome shotgun sequence:
- the LOC133107840 gene encoding snake venom 5'-nucleotidase-like isoform X2 yields the protein MEKCIKLVQFWLLLFLLSNDLCVSGLDLTLLHTNDAHARIEETSIDSGKCTTEVCFAGVARRYRKIREIRSIEKNVLLLDAGDQFQGTVWFNHYEGAEAAYFMNKLRYDAMALGNHEFDNGVEGLLEPFLKQVNFTVLSANIKPNQAVVPELSHYFFPYKIFNVGSDRVAVVGYTSKETPDLSLPGPHLVFEDEISALQVQVNKLTRLGINKIIGLGHSGFEVDKEIARKVQGIDVVIGGHTNTFLYTGDRPSTEVPAGPYPFVVSSEDGRKVPVVQAYAFGKYLGQLKVTFDDAGNVVKSLGNPILLDSSVPQGVLQDVEEWKKSLANYSSQYVGKTMVYLNGTFEECRFRECNLGNLICDAMVHHNLKYSDEVQWNHVSSCIVNSGSIRSSIDERSKNGSITMEELLTVLPFGGTYDLVQLKGSTLRDAFEHSVRRYGQNTGEFLQVAGIQVELDLSKPSGERVTSLHLLCTKCRVPKYEPLVLDQVYKLVLPSYLINGGDGFSMIKEEMLKHDSGDMDISVIQSYIQERKKVHPAVEGRIRIVKSGSAAAVACPLTVLLLGLFWALAVGL from the exons ATGGAGAAGTGTATCAAACTGGTACAGTTTTGGCTTTTGCTTTTCCTTCTTAGTAATGATTTGTGTGTGTCGGGATTAGACCTTACATTACTCCACACCAACGATGCTCACGCACGGATAGAGGAGACTAGCATAGATTCTGGGAAATGTACTACAGAAGTGTGCTTCGCTGGAGTTGCGAGGAGGTATAGGAAAATAAGAGAAATTCGGAGCATCGAGAAGAACGTGTTGCTGCTCGATGCAGGAGACCAATTTCAGGGAACCGTCTGGTTCAACCACTACGAGGGTGCCGAAGCTGCCTATTTTATGAACAAACTCCGGTATGATGCGATG GCATTAGGAAACCATGAATTTGACAATGGTGTGGAGGGATTGCTGGAGCCTTTTCTGAAGCAGGTCAACTTCACAGTTCTCAGCGCTAACATCAAGCCAAATCAAGCTGTGGTGCCGGAACTGAGTCATTACTTCTTTCCCTACAAGATATTTAATGTTGGCTCTGACAGAGTGGCTGTGGTGGGCTACACATCAAAAGAAACACCAGATTTATCACTGCCAG GTCCACACTTGGTATTTGAGGATGAGATCAGTGCTCTGCAGGTCCAAGTGAATAAGCTGACCAGACTTGGTATCAATAAAATCATTGGACTCGGCCACTCCGGCTTTGAGGTCGATAAAGAAATTGCCAGGAAGGTCCAAGGGATTGATGTGGTCATCggtggacacacaaacacattcttgTATACAG GGGACAGGCCATCTACAGAGGTCCCAGCAGGCCCATACCCATTTGTGGTTTCTTCCGAGGACGGGCGGAAAGTCCCTGTTGTCCAGGCCTATGCCTTTGGGAAATACCTGGGCCAATTAAAGGTGACCTTTGATGATGCTGGCAATGTGGTGAAGTCACTGGGGAACCCCATCCTGCTGGACAGCAGCGTACCACAAG GTGTGCTTCAGGATGTGGAGGAATGGAAGAAGAGCCTGGCAAATTACTCCTCTCAGTATGTAGGGAAGACCATGGTCTACCTCAATGGAACGTTTGAAGAGTGCCGATTCCGGGAGTGCAACCTGGGGAACTTGATCTGTGATGCAATG GTCCACCATAACCTTAAATACTCAGACGAAGTGCAATGGAACCATGTCAGCTCCTGCATTGTCAACAGCGGGTCCATACGCTCGTCTATAGACGAGCGAAGCAAGAACG GCTCAATCACCATGGAGGAACTCCTGACTGTATTGCCTTTTGGTGGGACCTATGACTTGGTGCAGCTGAAGGGATCAACGCTCAGAGATGCATTTGAGCATTCCGTCCGAAGATAcggacagaacacaggagaaTTCCTGCAGGTGGCAG GGATTCAGGTGGAGCTTGACTTGTCAAAGCCCTCTGGTGAGCGTGTGACGTCCCTGCACCTTCTCTGCACAAAGTGTCGGGTGCCAAAATACGAGCCGTTGGTCCTGGACCAGGTCTACAAGCTGGTTCTCCCATCTTATCTGATCAATGGAGGAGATGGTTTCTCCATGATCAAAGAGGAGATGCTGAAGCACGACAGCG
- the LOC133107840 gene encoding snake venom 5'-nucleotidase-like isoform X1 has translation MEKCIKLVQFWLLLFLLSNDLCVSGLDLTLLHTNDAHARIEETSIDSGKCTTEVCFAGVARRYRKIREIRSIEKNVLLLDAGDQFQGTVWFNHYEGAEAAYFMNKLRYDAMALGNHEFDNGVEGLLEPFLKQVNFTVLSANIKPNQAVVPELSHYFFPYKIFNVGSDRVAVVGYTSKETPDLSLPGPHLVFEDEISALQVQVNKLTRLGINKIIGLGHSGFEVDKEIARKVQGIDVVIGGHTNTFLYTGDRPSTEVPAGPYPFVVSSEDGRKVPVVQAYAFGKYLGQLKVTFDDAGNVVKSLGNPILLDSSVPQDAGVLQDVEEWKKSLANYSSQYVGKTMVYLNGTFEECRFRECNLGNLICDAMVHHNLKYSDEVQWNHVSSCIVNSGSIRSSIDERSKNGSITMEELLTVLPFGGTYDLVQLKGSTLRDAFEHSVRRYGQNTGEFLQVAGIQVELDLSKPSGERVTSLHLLCTKCRVPKYEPLVLDQVYKLVLPSYLINGGDGFSMIKEEMLKHDSGDMDISVIQSYIQERKKVHPAVEGRIRIVKSGSAAAVACPLTVLLLGLFWALAVGL, from the exons ATGGAGAAGTGTATCAAACTGGTACAGTTTTGGCTTTTGCTTTTCCTTCTTAGTAATGATTTGTGTGTGTCGGGATTAGACCTTACATTACTCCACACCAACGATGCTCACGCACGGATAGAGGAGACTAGCATAGATTCTGGGAAATGTACTACAGAAGTGTGCTTCGCTGGAGTTGCGAGGAGGTATAGGAAAATAAGAGAAATTCGGAGCATCGAGAAGAACGTGTTGCTGCTCGATGCAGGAGACCAATTTCAGGGAACCGTCTGGTTCAACCACTACGAGGGTGCCGAAGCTGCCTATTTTATGAACAAACTCCGGTATGATGCGATG GCATTAGGAAACCATGAATTTGACAATGGTGTGGAGGGATTGCTGGAGCCTTTTCTGAAGCAGGTCAACTTCACAGTTCTCAGCGCTAACATCAAGCCAAATCAAGCTGTGGTGCCGGAACTGAGTCATTACTTCTTTCCCTACAAGATATTTAATGTTGGCTCTGACAGAGTGGCTGTGGTGGGCTACACATCAAAAGAAACACCAGATTTATCACTGCCAG GTCCACACTTGGTATTTGAGGATGAGATCAGTGCTCTGCAGGTCCAAGTGAATAAGCTGACCAGACTTGGTATCAATAAAATCATTGGACTCGGCCACTCCGGCTTTGAGGTCGATAAAGAAATTGCCAGGAAGGTCCAAGGGATTGATGTGGTCATCggtggacacacaaacacattcttgTATACAG GGGACAGGCCATCTACAGAGGTCCCAGCAGGCCCATACCCATTTGTGGTTTCTTCCGAGGACGGGCGGAAAGTCCCTGTTGTCCAGGCCTATGCCTTTGGGAAATACCTGGGCCAATTAAAGGTGACCTTTGATGATGCTGGCAATGTGGTGAAGTCACTGGGGAACCCCATCCTGCTGGACAGCAGCGTACCACAAG ATGCAGGTGTGCTTCAGGATGTGGAGGAATGGAAGAAGAGCCTGGCAAATTACTCCTCTCAGTATGTAGGGAAGACCATGGTCTACCTCAATGGAACGTTTGAAGAGTGCCGATTCCGGGAGTGCAACCTGGGGAACTTGATCTGTGATGCAATG GTCCACCATAACCTTAAATACTCAGACGAAGTGCAATGGAACCATGTCAGCTCCTGCATTGTCAACAGCGGGTCCATACGCTCGTCTATAGACGAGCGAAGCAAGAACG GCTCAATCACCATGGAGGAACTCCTGACTGTATTGCCTTTTGGTGGGACCTATGACTTGGTGCAGCTGAAGGGATCAACGCTCAGAGATGCATTTGAGCATTCCGTCCGAAGATAcggacagaacacaggagaaTTCCTGCAGGTGGCAG GGATTCAGGTGGAGCTTGACTTGTCAAAGCCCTCTGGTGAGCGTGTGACGTCCCTGCACCTTCTCTGCACAAAGTGTCGGGTGCCAAAATACGAGCCGTTGGTCCTGGACCAGGTCTACAAGCTGGTTCTCCCATCTTATCTGATCAATGGAGGAGATGGTTTCTCCATGATCAAAGAGGAGATGCTGAAGCACGACAGCG